CCGCCAGCCGATCGCGGCAAACGGGCTTCTACACCGCCGATGCCTGGAAGATCGTGCCCTGCCTGCGGGCGATCCGGCCCGATCTGCGCCTGCTCACCCTTCCCGCCGCGCCGACCGGCCTAACGCTGATCACCGGGCTCGACCCGGCCTCGAGCGTCCTGGGCGACCGCTTCGAGGCGATCATTGAGGCTTTCGCCGCCTTGCCCTATGCCCCGGCCCTCGCCAGCCGGCTTGCCCTTGTCGCCAACGACCAGGGCGCGCTGGATCAGCTGATGGGCTGGCGAGCGATGGCGGCGGCGAAATGATCCTGGCCATGCCGCGTCGCCCGCCAATGATCGGAGGCTTCGATAAGAAGCCGCAGGTAGTCCGGCGCGGCGGCGTCGCCCGACTGGGCGGGATCGAAGTTCTGCGCGAGGTTGGACAAGACCAGATACAAAAGATTGCCGCCATAGGGCCGAACCGTTTCCACCTCCAGGGCCTCGCCCATGACCCGCAAAATATCGGCCGAGCGCGGAGCCTCGCTGGGATCGAAGGCGATCACCTCGGCAAGGCTGGCGGGGCGAAAACCGCGCCGGCTGAAGCCCGCCGCGTTCATCACCAAAGGATCGGGCAGGCATTGCAGCAGGCGATTGACCTCCAGCACCTGGGCGGCGTCGTATTGCAAGCGATTGGGGCCGATATAGTCGTTCAAGAAGAACCAGCCGCCCGGCACCAGAACCCGGCGAACAACGGCGAAGATCCCTTCCAGGTTTTCGCAGTGATGCAGGGCGCTGCTGCCGACGGCCAGATCGAAGGGGCCCTCGACATCAAGCGCGTTCATGTCGGCTTGGCGGTAGTCGATACCGCTTATGCCAGCTTGGCGCGCCGCGTCCCTGGCCGCGGCGAGCGCTCCGGGCGAAAGATCGACGGCGACAACTTCGCTGACCCAGCCCTGGCTGATCAATTGGCGTTCCAGGCCGCCGGCGCCGCAGGCCAGCACCAAAGCCCGACGCACCGGCAAGGTCTGGTCCTTGGCGACGCGCTGGAAGAACCAACTCAGCGGATCGATCGCCTCGTCGCCGGTGACATGGCGGTTTACCATGCGCCTGATCGCCGGCAGCCGTTCCCATTGCCAACCCGCGGCTTCCCAGGCCATCGGATTGCCCCATACCGCATCGACCCTGCCGCTGATCTGGCTTGGGGAAAGCGCCTCGCCCATTGCCGTGTTCTCCACATTGTCCCGCCCAACCATCCATGCCCCCCGAGGGTGTCATGAAAGGCCGCGATGTCACTTTATCCCTTTCTTGGCTCAGACGCGTCTTCCGCCGATCGCTATTTGAGGCTGATCAAGCGATCCCTGATCAACGACCTTTACCTGGAACTGGAAGCCATTCTTCATTATCTGGTGCTGTGCCGGCGCCGGGGCGAGGAAGCCGACCCGGGAATAATCCGCGATATCGCCGCGCACCGCCCCGATATCGTCGCCCACCTGCGCCAAGCCCGCGACGAGGGCGGCAGGGTGCTGTGGCCGGAGACGGGGGGCCAAGTCTACGACCCCCACAATATTTCCGAACACGTCCACACCATGATCGGCCGCCGGCGCCTGGACCATCTGCACCATTGCCTTGACACCCTGCTGGCCGAGGGCATCCCCGGCGACCTGATCGAAGCCGGTGTCTGGCGCGGCGGGGCGACCATTTTCATGCGGGCCCATCTTGCCGCCCATGGCGTGACCGACCGCGCCGTTTGGGTCGCCGATTCCTTCCGGGGCCTGCCCGAGCCCTCGGTCGAGGAGGATCGGGGCTATGATCTGAGCCAAAGCCTCGAACCCATTCTGGCCATATCCGAGGAGCGGGTGAAAGCCTTGTTCGCCCGCTACGATCTGCTTGATGATCAGGTTCTATTTCTGCCGGGGTGGTTCCGCGAGACCCTGCCGCAAGCGCCCATCGACAAGATCGCCCTGCTGCGCCTGGATGGCGATCTTTACGAATCGACCATGGACGCCCTGCTCGCCCTCTACGACAAGGTGGCGCCCGGAGGCTTCATCATCGTTGACGATTGCGGCGCCATGCCGCCCTGCCGGCGGGCGGTGGAGGATTTCCGGGCCGAACGGGGGATTTCCGCCCCCTTGGAGCGGATCGACTGGACCGGCATGGCGTGGCGCAAGGAGGGGGAGCGCCTCCCCCCGCTCCGGTCGTGCTCCACGGCCCCCTTCACCGAGATCAAACGGCCGTGCCCGCCGATCTCGGCTTGCGCCTTTTATCACACCATGGAAACGCCCGATGGCTTGATGACCGGGCAGTGGGATCTGCGCGACACCACCGACGCCTATCTTGGCGCGGTCGATTTCGCCGGCAAGACCGTGCTCGAGATCGGTCCGGCCAGCGGCTATCTGACCTTCCACATGGAACGGGCCGGGGCCGCCGTCACCGCCGTGGAACCTCCGCTCAAACGCCTGTGGGATATCTTTCCCCATCAGGGCGTCGACCGGGACGCTTGGCGCGCCTCCTTCTTGCAAAGCATCATCCGCATCCGCAATTCCTTTTGGTACATGCACCATCATCAGGGCTCGAAGGCCCGCCTGATCGAAACCGTTCCCGAAGCCATTCCGGCCGAGGTCGGACGCTTTGATATTGGCGTTCTCGCCGCCATCTTGCTTCACACGCGATCGCCGTTTTCCATCCTGGAAAGCGTGGCGGCGCGGGTGGAGGAAACGATCATCGTGACCGATCTTTATGATTGCGCCCTGGGCGAGCTTCCGGTGATGCGCCTGATCCCCGACCCCGAAGGAACGGCGGTGGACACTTGGTGGTCCTTCTCGCCGCGCTTCTTCCTCCAGGCCCTGGCCTGCCTGGGGTTCCCCCGCGCCGAGGTCACCATCCATCACCAACGCGGCCCCGGAGACAGCCTGTTTCCGATGTTCACCGTTGTCGCCCATCGCGACCGGTCCGGGCGATGAGTGTCCCCGCAATCCAGCCAAAGGACTTCCCCAAGCCGATACCCCGGCTTTCCGGCATGTCGTCCTCGTGCAGGGGGCCGACGCCTCAGCGTCCATGTCCTTGCCGCATCATTTCGTTGTGACCCATGCAGCGATGCCAAATTGCCTCAGATCAAATCGTAAGGCGGCCCTGACCGGAGGGGGCCGGATCTGCTGGAATTCGCGCCCCGAGCTTTGCCAAAGTGATTGTGCCGACCGCCGGTAATTGCTCACGGGGACGACGAATCAGGGATAGCCAGCTATGCTGGTTTATGCCGGATGGGGACAAAATTTTTAACGGATGGTGCGCTGATTTTGCGCCAGGGCTTTCCCTCTGGCGCTTCCACGACGCGTCCACGGCGGCCTGGAAGCGGTGGGGTCGACAAAACAAAAAGCCGCTGATTCCGGTCTGGAATCAACGGCTTGATATCTGGTTGCGGGGGCAGGATTTGAACCTGCGGCCTTCAGGTTATGAGCCTGACGAGCTACCGGGCTGCTCCACCCCGCGATAAAGGGAGACGGGCCGTTTGAGCTGACATTGTGAGAGGGATTTTTCTGAACCTGCTGTGGTGTTGTTGTGCCCTTTTAGGGGTCGTTTGGAAGGCCTGGCGGCGACCTACTCTCCCACGCCTTAAGACGCAGTACCATTGGCGCAGGGCTCTTTCACGGCCGAGTTCGGGATGGGATCGGGTGTTTCGAGCCCGCAATGACCACCAGGCCATCGAAACGGCCCCTTTGGGGGTACGGGTAGTGTGTTGTGTGTTGGTTCGTTCTGGCGGTTGGTTCTTCGAAGCTTTGCTGAAGGTGCGCATGGGGCCCAAGGTCTGGGCTGACCGCTGCGCGTGGTCAATCAAGCCGATCGGACGATTAGTACCGGTTAGCTTCACGCATTACTGCGCTTCCACACCCGGCCTATCAACGTGGTGGTCTTCCACGGTCCTGATAGGGATACCTGGTTTTGAGGGAGGCTTCCCGCTTAGATGCTTTCAGCGGTTATCCCGTCCATACTTAGCTACCCAGCGGTGCCACTGGCGTGACAACTGGTACACCAGAGGTATGTCCATCCCGGTCCTCTCGTACTAGGGACAGCTCCTCTCAAGTATCCTACACCCACGGTAGATAGGGACCGAACTGTCTCACGACGTTCTAAACCCAGCTCACGTACCACTTTAATCGGCGAACAGCCGAACCCTTGGGACCTGCTCCAGCCCCAGGATGTGATGAGCCGACATCGAGGTGCCAAACACTGCCGTCGATGTGGACTCTTGGGCAGTATCAGCCTGTTATCCCCAGAGTACCTTTTATCCGTTGAGCGATGGCCCTTCCACGCGGGACCACCGGATCACTATGACCGTCTTTCGACTCTGCTCGAACTGTCGCTCTCGCAGTCAGGCGGGCTTTTGCCATTGCACTCATCAGCCGATTTCCGACCGGCCTGAGCCCACCATCGCGCGCCTCCGTTACTCTTTGGGAGGCGACCGCCCCAGTCAAACTACCCACCACGCAGGGTCCCGGACCCGGATCACGGGCCGCGGTTAGACATCAGGAGACGGAAGGGCGGTATTTCAAGGGTGGCTCCACACAAGCTGGCGCCTATGCTTCAAAGCCTCCCGCCTATCCTACACATCCATCGCCTAATGCCACTGCGAAGTTGTAGTAAAGGTTCATGGGGTCTTTCCGTCTGGCCGTGGGAACTCCGCATCTTCACGGAGAATTCAATTTCGCTGAGTTGGTGTTGGAGACAGCGGGGAAGTCGTTACGCCATTCGTGCAGGTCGGAACTTACCCGACAAGGAATTTCGCTACCTTAGGACCGTTATAGTTACGGCCGCCGTTTACCGGGGCTTCGATTCAAAGCTTGCACCTCTCCTCTTAACCTTCCGGCACCGGGCAGGCGTCAGACCCTATACGTCGTCTTGCGACTTCGCAGAGCCCTGTGTTTTTAGTAAACAGTCGCCACCCCCTGGTCTGTGCCCCCCCATGATGGTTGCCCACCACGAGGGCCCCCTTCTCCCGAAGTTACGGGGGCAATTTGCCTAGTTCCTTCAACACCATTCTCTCAAGCGCCTTGGTATACTCTACCAGCCCACCTGTGTCGGTTTGGGGTACGGTTCATACGTGAGGTTATTTCCCGGCCTTTCCTGCCTGCCCCTCCAATCCGATAAGGAGGAACAACGTCCGAAAGGCGTCACATCTCACGAGTTCAGGAATATTAACCTGATTCCCATCGTCTACGGCTTTCGCCCTCGACTTAGGGGCCGACTCACCCTGCGCGGATTAGCCTTGCGCAGGAACCCTTGGGCTTTCGGCGGGAGTGTTTCTCACACTCCTTGTCGCTACTCATGTCAGCATTCTCGCTTCCGATACCTCCAGCATCCCTTACGAGACACCTTCACAGGCCTACGGAACGCTCCGCTACCACTCTTTCCGAAGAAAGAATCCACAGCTTCGGTGCACGGCTTGAGCCCCGGTACATCTTCGGCGCAGGATAGCTATTAGACCAGTGAGCTGTTACGCTTTCTTTAAAGGATGGCTGCTTCTAAGCCAACCTCCTGGTTGTTATGGCCGTCCCACATCCTTTCCCACTTAGCCGTGACTTGGGGACCTTAGCTGGTGGTCTGGGTTGTTTCCCTCTTGACCCAGGACGTTAGCACCCTGAGTCTGTCTGCCGGACTGTACTCACCGGTATTCGGAGTTTGGTTAGGTTTGGTAGGCCTCGCGGCCCCCTAGCCCATCCAGTGCTCTACCCCCGGTGGTAATCATCCGACGCGCTACCTAAATAGCTTTCGCGGAGAACCAGCTATTTCCGAGTTTGATTGGCCTTTCACCCCTAGCCACAGGTCATCCCCGTCTTTTTCAACAGACGTGGGTTCGGTCCTCCAGTGGGTGTTACTCCACCTTCAACCTGCCCATGGCTAGATCACCCGGTTTCGGGTCTAATCCGACGAACTCGACGCCCTATTAAGACTCGCTTTCGCTGCGCCTACACCTATCGGCTTAAGCTTGCTCGCCAGATTAAGTCGCTGACCCATTATACAAAAGGTACGCCGTCACCTCCGAAAAGGCTCCGACTGCTTGTAGGCATCCGGTTTCAGGATCTGTTTCACTCCCCTCATCGGGGTGCTTTTCACCTTTCCCTCACGGTACTGGTGCACTATCGGTCGTCAAGGAGTACTTAGCCTTGGAGGGTGGTCCCCCCACGTTCAGACAGGATTTCACGTGTCCCGCCCTACTCGAGGATATAAATGCCATCTACCCGTACGGGGCTGTCACCCGCTATGGCCCGACTTTCCAGACGGTTCCGGTTTAGACATAAATACCACTGGGCTGATCCGCGTTCGCTCGCCACTACTAACGGAGTCTCGGTTGATTTCCTTTCCTCCGGCTACTTAGATGTTTCAGTTCGCCGGGTTCGCTTCCGTAGCCTATGGATTCAGCTACGGATACCCCATAAGGGGTGGGTTTCCCCATTCGGATATCCATGGATCAAAGCTTGCTCTCAGCTCCCCATGGCTTTTCGCAGAGTGCCACGTCCTTCATCGCCTCTTGACGCCAAGGCATCCACCAGATGCCCTTCTCTTGCTTGAGAAACCACGCGCAGGGATCAACCCAGGCCCTAAGGCTTGGACGGTCCATGCTCGTACTTTCAGCATATTCGAAGAAAGTTTGTATTTTGCCAGAAGTTTCAGACCCTCTGATCGGGCTCGATGTCGGCGTTTCCTTGCGGAAGCGTCAAACCCCGATCGGTCTGAAACGACGAAAAAATCCCTCTTTACAATGTCAAACAGCAGGAAACGCGTCCGGATATCGCCTCAAGAGAGGCGCCGGAACTCCGAAAACTCTTCGTTCCCCGATCCTTTTGGGATCGGTGGCGGTTGGTGGGTCAAGCGTGCCTATCGGGAAAAACCACGAAAGGAGGCAAGGGATCTTATCCGGAGACCATCTGATAAGGATCGAATGGTGGAGCCGGACGGGATCGAACCGACGACCTCAAGCTTGCAAAGCTAGCGCTCTCCCAACTGAGCTACGGCCCCTTTTCCATTCGGACAAAGGATCGTCTCCCGGGTGCGCCTGCGTTCGCGATCAAGGCGTCGCATCGCTGGTGGGCCTGGGCAGACTCGAACTGCCGACCTCACGCTTATCAGGCGTGCGCTCTAACCACCTGAGCTACAGGCCCGATAAACCCGCTTCGATCAAGACCACCCCCAAAGGGAGCGTCTGATCGGTAACCGCCGGAACGAAAGAGATGGGTGGACGGCGCCAACCTGGAACGGAGATCCGTCCAGACCGGCTTCTTGTACATTTTGCAAGTTGGCCCATAAGATCGTGGGCAAGCCCAAGATCTTGGCGGACCATCCTTGAAAGGAGGTGATCCAGCCGCAGGTTCCCCTACGGCTACCTTGTTACGACTTCACCCCAGTCGCTGACCCTACCGTGGCCGGCTGCCTCCTTGCGGTTAGCGTACCGTCTTCGGGTAGAACCAACTCCCATGGTGTGACGGGCGGTGTGTACAAGGCCCGGGAACGTATTCACCGTGGCATGCTGATCCACGATTACTAGCGATTCCGACTTCATGCACCCGAGTTGCAGAGTGCAATCCGAACTGAGACGCCTTTTGGAGATTAGCTTCCCCTCGCGAGGTCGCTGCCCATTGTAGGCGCCATTGTAGCACGTGTGTAGCCCAGCCCGTAAGGGCCATGAGGACTTGACGTCATCCCCACCTTCCTCCGGCTTGTCACCGGCAGTCTCTTCAGAGTGCCCAACGTTACTTGCTGGCAACTGAAGATGAGGGTTGCGCTCGTTGCGGGACTTAACCCAACATCTCACGACACGAGCTGACGACAGCCATGCAGCACCTGTCACCGTGTCCCCGAAGGGAACCTTCCATCTCTGGAAGTGTCACGGGATGTCAAGGGCTGGTAAGGTTCTGCGCGTTGCTTCGAATTAAACCACATGCTCCACCGCTTGTGCGGGCCCCCGTCAATTCCTTTGAGTTTTAACCTTGCGGCCGTACTCCCCAGGCGGAGTGCTTAATGCGTTAGCTGCGACACCGAGGTACATGTACCCCGACATCTAGCACTCATCGTTTACGGCGTGGACTACCAGGGTATCTAATCCTGTTTGCTCCCCACGCTTTCGCGCCTCAGCGTCAATACCGCGCCAGGTGGCCGCCTTCGCCACTGGTGTTCCTCCCAATATCTACGAATTTCACCTCTACACTGGGAATTCCACCACCCTCTCACGGATTCTAGTCTAACAGTATCAAAGGCAGTTCCAAAGTTGAGCTCTGGGATTTCACCTCTGACTAATCAGACCGCCTACGCGCTCTTTACGCCCAGTAATTCCGAACAACGCTTGCCCCCTTCGTATTACCGCGGCTGCTGGCACGAAGTTAGCCGGGGCTTCTTCTGGTGTTACCGTCATCATCTTCACACCCGAAAGAGCTTTACAACCCGAAGGCCTTCTTCACTCACGCGGCATGGCTGCGTCAGGGTTGCCCCCATTGCGCAATATTCCCCACTGCTGCCTCCCGTAGGAGTCTGGGCCGTGTCTCAGTCCCAGTGTGGCTGGCCATCCTCTCAGACCAGCTACCGATCGTCGCCTTGGTGGGCCATTACCCCGCCAACTAGCTAATCGGACGCGGGCCGATCTTGGAGCGATAAATCTTTCCCCCTAAGGGCGTATGCGGTATTAGTCCTCGTTTCCAAAGATTATTCCGCACTCCAAGGTACGTTCCCACGTGTTACTCACCCGTGCGCCACTCATCCCGAAGGATGCGTTCGACTTGCATGTGTTAGGCCTGCCGCCAGCGTTCGTCCTGAGCCAGGATCAAACTCTCAAGTTGATCTCGAAAGCTAAATCCCAACCATTAGTCCTGTATATTCTGGCCGTAAGGAACGTCAAAGTCTAAGACAGAAGTCTTATACTTATAAACCGTCCCTACTTGAGATAGGCAAGACCGCTGGAAGGAACCCTTCCGAACAGTCCAGGCGCATTCCGTTTCCGGATCAGCGCCGCCCGCCCATCTCTTTCGTTCGCGTTTCCATTAACAATGTCAAACAGCAGCGGAAGCCAAGCTTCCTAAAAGCAACAAACCAATTTACCATCCGGCCAAACCCGAACCGCCGGAGCGGCCCGCCGTCGTCGCCGGAGGCCGGGGTTCTACCCCTGCGCCTCGTCCGTGTCAACCTGTTTTTTTCGACGTTTCAGAGACAGACGCCGGAGCCAAACCAACTCCGAAAGGCTTGAAAAGCCCTGTCTTTCCCTAACCCGTCCAGGTATCCCCGGACCCCGTCAAACCAGTCCGCGGCACCGCCGCCCGGTTCGTCGGGAGGGCGGTTTCTACTCCCGCCCCAGCACCGTTGTCAACACCGCGTTTTTCTTTTTTCCACCAGCCCATCCCCCTCTCAGG
The DNA window shown above is from Rhodospirillum rubrum ATCC 11170 and carries:
- a CDS encoding class I SAM-dependent methyltransferase → MVGRDNVENTAMGEALSPSQISGRVDAVWGNPMAWEAAGWQWERLPAIRRMVNRHVTGDEAIDPLSWFFQRVAKDQTLPVRRALVLACGAGGLERQLISQGWVSEVVAVDLSPGALAAARDAARQAGISGIDYRQADMNALDVEGPFDLAVGSSALHHCENLEGIFAVVRRVLVPGGWFFLNDYIGPNRLQYDAAQVLEVNRLLQCLPDPLVMNAAGFSRRGFRPASLAEVIAFDPSEAPRSADILRVMGEALEVETVRPYGGNLLYLVLSNLAQNFDPAQSGDAAAPDYLRLLIEASDHWRATRHGQDHFAAAIARQPIS
- a CDS encoding TylF/MycF/NovP-related O-methyltransferase, translating into MSLYPFLGSDASSADRYLRLIKRSLINDLYLELEAILHYLVLCRRRGEEADPGIIRDIAAHRPDIVAHLRQARDEGGRVLWPETGGQVYDPHNISEHVHTMIGRRRLDHLHHCLDTLLAEGIPGDLIEAGVWRGGATIFMRAHLAAHGVTDRAVWVADSFRGLPEPSVEEDRGYDLSQSLEPILAISEERVKALFARYDLLDDQVLFLPGWFRETLPQAPIDKIALLRLDGDLYESTMDALLALYDKVAPGGFIIVDDCGAMPPCRRAVEDFRAERGISAPLERIDWTGMAWRKEGERLPPLRSCSTAPFTEIKRPCPPISACAFYHTMETPDGLMTGQWDLRDTTDAYLGAVDFAGKTVLEIGPASGYLTFHMERAGAAVTAVEPPLKRLWDIFPHQGVDRDAWRASFLQSIIRIRNSFWYMHHHQGSKARLIETVPEAIPAEVGRFDIGVLAAILLHTRSPFSILESVAARVEETIIVTDLYDCALGELPVMRLIPDPEGTAVDTWWSFSPRFFLQALACLGFPRAEVTIHHQRGPGDSLFPMFTVVAHRDRSGR